The DNA window ATTGTGCGCGGCCTGGCCGATGCCCCGGAGAAGATGCTCTATCGCCAGATTTTTCTGGACACGGCCCAGTTAGCCAGAATTGTAATGGATATGCCCGACGTGGACGAAAACCGGGTGGGCGCCACAGGCGGCAGTCAAGGCGGCGGGTTGACCCTGGCCTGCGCCGCGCTGGAACCCCGCCTCAAACTGGTGGCGCCGGTGTATCCCTTTTTGTGCGACTATCAGCGAGTGTGGGAAATTGACCTGGCCGAGCAAGCTTACGTTGAACTGCACCTCTATTTCCGCCGTTTTGACCCGCTCCACGAGCGCGAGGAGGAGTTATTCACCAAACTGGGTTACATTGACGTGCAACACCTGGCTTCGCGCATTCGGGGTGAGGTGCTTATGTTTGTCAGCCTGCTGGATAAAATATGCCCGCCGTCAACCCAATTTGCCGCTTATAATAAAATCAAGGCCAAAAAGTCAATGGCCCTTTATCCTGATTACGGGCACGAAAATTTACCCGGCCGGGCGGATACCGTTTTTAAGTTTATGCAAAAACTCTGATAAAGTAACAAGAAAGTAAGAATGACAGACGCTACAGAGGCACGTTTAAAGAGTAACAAAGTAGCAGGGTAACAAAGGCGTTACTCTGCTACTTTGCTACCCTGCTACTTTGCTACCCTGCAACTGAGTTGATTTTCCTGCACCAAAAATTGTCGCTGTTGAGCCTTATAGGGTTTAAATCAGTTCTTCTTCCGGTTCCCCGTGCGGTTCTTTTTCTGCTTTTCTTTTGGCCTTGTCTTCGGCTTTCTCTTTGGCCTTTTGCTGTTCTTCGGCCATTAACTGGAGGCGAAGGATTTTACCCACCATTGTTTTGGGTAACTCATTACGGAACTCAACGTAGCGCGGGATTTTGTATTCGGCCAGCCCTTCTTTACACCAATCAATCAACTCTCGCCGGGTAGCGGCTTCGCCTTCTTTGAGCACAACAAATACTTTGGGGCGCTGGCTGGTGCCGCCCACCGGCACGCCAATGGCGGCGGCTTCGAGCACTTTGGGATGTTCGTAGAGCCGTTCTTCAATATCGCGCGGATAGATATTAAAACCACCGGCCGCCAGAATCATGTCTTTTTTACGGTCCACAATGCGGAAAAAACCATCCTCACTCATCTCGGCCACGTCGCCGGTATGCAGCCATATTTTTCCGTCCGCGTGTTCGCGCAGGGTGTTGGCCGTTTCGGTGGGCATGTGCCAGTAACCTTTCATCACCTGGGGGCCGTGAATGCAAAGCACCCCGGTCTGGCCTGGCCCTAATTCCTTTTCTTCGGTTTCGTTGTCTACAATTTTGGCCTCGGTATCGGGGATGGGCACGCCAATGGTGCCAATCCGCCCGCCGCTGCCCAGGGGATTGGCATGGGTTACCGGCGAGGCCTCACTGAGACCATAGCCTTCGACCAATTTGCCGCCGGTGATCCGCTGGAACTCTTGTTGCACTTCCACCGGCAAGCCCGCCGCCCCGCTGATGCAGGCTTTGATGGATTTTAGATCATATTTGCCTGCTTTAACCCCGGCATTATTGTTGATAACAGTGTACAGGGTGGGCACGCCAGGCAGAAGGGTGGGTTTGTGTTTGTTAATAGCGGTTAATAAATGAGGAATATCCCGCGCATTGGGGATGATCACTTGCGTATGGCCGTGGAAAACCGACAGATTCATACAAACGGTCATGGAGTAACTGTGGGTCATAGGTAGGGCGGTGAGCATCACTTCTTCGCCATCGGTGCCGGTGCCGCCGCCCATCAGCCAGGCCGCGGCCTGGAGCGCGTTGCTGACAATATTTTTTTGGGTTAGTTGGGCCCCTTTGGGCACGCCCGTGGTGCCGCCGGTATACATTAACACGGCGGTGTCGTCTGGCGTAATTTCAACGGGTTGGGGTTTGGCCGGGGCGGAAGACAAAAAATCTTGAAACCAGGTGGTATGGGGGTCGCCGGAAATATCAACCCGGTGCCCGCCTTTTTTCTCTTTAGCCACTGTAAACAGGGTTTTGAGCAAGCCGGGGAAGTATTCTTTGATGTTGGTTACAATCACGTGGTTGAGCGAGGTTTTGGCGCGCACCTGTTTGATATTTGGATAGAGCATACTCAACACCACGGCATAGGTGGCCTCGGCGTTATTGAACTGCTGCTCCACCTCGCGGGCCACGTTGAGCGGGTTGCAGGGCACCACAATGCCGCCCGCTCGCAGCGTGCCGTAATAAGCAATGACATACTGGGGACAGTTGGGCATGTAAATGCCTACCCGGTCCCCTTTTTGTAAGCCCAACTCTTGCAGGCCGGCGGCAAAACGATCCACCAGGGCATCGAGTTTCTGGTAAGTCATTTTACTGTGGACTTCGCCAACTACAGGGGCCAGGCTGCCAAAAATGAGGGCAATGTTATGGGGAAATCTTTGGGCGCTTTTGCGCAAAAAATAGTCGGCCGGGTTAGCGGGATAATCAATTGAAGTAGGTACTTCGGGATCATAAAATTGATGCCACACGTGTGAAGCCATAATTGAATCCTCCTTTGATTCTAAGGTCTACCATTGACCGGATCGCTGCTGTTCAAAATTCCCCAACTTTTGCGGAAAGAACACAGAAACGCCAATCTTTAGCCTAAAACACCTCTTTTTGGCATTGGATACGAGGGCTATCCTGAGGTTTATGATTGGGACTCCTCATCAAACAGGCGGTTTTGGATTAGTGGAAACAAGGTGGCAAGGCGTCCGGGCAGAGTATACTCGCTTGTGGGTTGTCAGGCAAACGGCGCTGAATTTTTTGGGTTTTTGGGGATGGTTGGAGATGGGTGCCGGTTAATGATTATATCGTACCTGCCGGCCCAACACCCAGGCAAAAAACGTTTCGATAAAAAAAATCACCAAAATAAAGAGTATATCCACGGCAATGGTGATGAGAAAAGCATAGAGCAGATGGGCAATAAGGGTCAGGCCAAGCTGCTGGAGTTGGGGCGATAGCGTGGGGTTCAGGCCCAGGCCAATGGCCAGGAACAGGGCCAGCCCCAGGTAAATGAGCACGCTCCACCAGGCTTCGCGGTCCGAGGCGCTGGGCAGCATGGCATTAGAAATGGCAAAAATCAGGTAAAGCCACAACCACACGTCGGGGGTGCCCAGCACTTTGCTTATAACCTGCCACATTACTTCCAGGTCGCCGCCGGTCAGGGCCTGGCCCACTCCCCCTAACTCCAGCCAGCCCAAACCAATCAGCAGAATAGCGATGCTGCCAAAAATAAGCGGGGCCAAACCGATCAGGCTGTGCCGGAAAGGGTCGGCCACTTCCACCTGCACCGCGCCCATCTGGAGTTGTCCCCGCCGTTGTTTGGGCCACAAGGAAAAACGGCCCGTTTTGACCCGCAGCAATTTGGCCGTGAGCCAGTGGCTGAGTTCGTGCAAAAAAGTGCCGGGTAAAAACAACACCCAAAAAACCCACATGGCGGCTTTCTGGCTACCGGTCAATAAAAAAGCAACCCCCTGCACGTGGGCGCTAATCCAACGTTTCAGGGGGTACATTACGGCAAAAGAAACAATGAGCCAAAAAAGGGTAGACCAACCGGACATGTCACGCGAAAAAGTTCATTTTAACGATATTTAACCAGCGCGCCTTTGACCAGCGCCACAAAGCTATCGGCCTTAAGGCTGGCCCCACCCACCAGGGCGCCGTCAACGTGGGGCTGGGCCATATAAGCCTCAATGTTATCCGGTTTAACGCTGCCGCCGTATTGAATTCTGATTTGTTGGGCCACGTTTTGGCTATATATTTTGGCCAGCGTATCCCGGATAACCCCGCCGATGATGTTATTGGCGTCGGAAGGTTCGGCATTTTTGCCGGTGCCAATGGCCCAGATTGGCTCGTAGGCCACCACCACTTTTTGGGCTTCTGCGGCGGGCAAATCGGCAAACGCGGCTTTTACCTGGCCGCCGACAAAGGATTCGGTTTCGCCGGCTTCATTTTGAGCCAGGTTTTCGCCCACACACACAATGGGCTTGAGATGATGCGCCAGAGCCGCCCTGGTTTTTTTGTTCACTCCTTCGTCGGTTTCGCCAAAATATTGGCGGCGTTCGGAGTGGCCGATGATCACGTAATCACACCAACCTTTCAGCATCAGGGGCGATACTTCGCCCGTGAACGCGCCCTGGTCTTCCCAGTGCATATTTTGCGCGCCCAGGCCTATTTTACTCTCGGTGATCACATCCTCAACCGCGCTCAACGCCGTAAAAGGCGGGCACAACACCACTTCCACCCCTTCAATGTCGGCTACCGCCTCGCGGACCTGGCGAGCCAGCAGCACGGCTTCGGCAATGGTTTTATGCATTTTCCAGTTTCCGGCAATAATTGGGGTTCGCATCTCCAATTGTCTCCTTCCAAAATTAGATATAACCAAATAAAATCGCCGTATCTTACCACACTTGGGATTAATCACCAAAAGCATGGGAAGCAGGTAAGGGTTGGGCAAAAGGGGATGGGCTTGAGAAAATTGCCGCCGGTGAGTATTGATTATACGTAAGACTGTGCTATAATACACCGCGTTTTATAACTCACCCGGTAAAAATGAGGAGAAAATATGCCATCCCCAATTGATCCCATTCTTTTTGAATTTGGACCTTTCACCGTGCGGTGGTACGGCCTGTTAATTGTGCTGGGCGCGTTGGCCGCCGCCTACATCGCCTCGCTTGAAGCCAAGCGCCGCAATGAAGACCCGGAACATGCCTGGAATATTCTCATCTGGTGTTTGATCTTCGGTATCCTGGGCGCGCGACTTTATCACGTGTTGTCCAGCCCGGCCGGAACCAGTCGCGATTTCTCCTATTATTTTATTGAACACCCCTTTACCACGCTCAACCTGTTTGGCGCGGCTGTGCCTTTTCCAACCGCTTTGCTTATCTGGGAGGGCGGCATTGGGATTTTTGGGGCAATTGTGGGCGGTGTTTTGGCTATTCTGATTTACTGTTACCGCCAGCATTTGAATGTATGGCGCTGGCTCGACATCGCTGCCCCCGGGATGATCCTGGCCCAGGCCATTGGCCGCTGGGGCAACTATGCCAACCAGGAGCTTTACGGCCCTCCCACCAATTTACCCTGGGGCATTCTCATTACCGACGCGAATCAACGCCTTGCGCCGTATAATGATCTCACCACCTATCCCCTGGAGAGCACCTTGTTCCATCCCCTCTTTCTGTATGAGTCAATCTGGAACTTGGTTGGGTTTGTTTTGTTGATGTGGCTGGGGCGCAAGTATTACCATAAATTATATGATGGCGATATTGCCTCGCTTTATCTCATCTGGTATCCGTTGGGCCGGATATTGATTGAAAGTTTCCGCCCCGACGCCTGGACAGCCTACGGCATTCCGGTGGCGCAAATGGTGAGCATAGTGATGATTTTGATTGGCCTTGGCCTGATGATCTATCGCCGCCGCAAACCCGGCCTGGCCACCAGCCCGCTGACCCATCCTACCCAACAGCCGCAGCGTCGCCGCCCGGCCAGAAAATAATGGTGGAAAATTAATTGCTTGAATCAGCAAAGACAACCAAAGGCAGAAGCTAGAGGTTGCAGGCAAATAATCGGCTGAGTCATTCGCCATTAATCATTCACCATTCACCATTCACAATTTTTCAAGGAGTTATCCAATGTTAACCATTTCCATTGAGTATTGCCGGGTTTGAAACTATACCCCCCAGGCCGTGAGCCTGTTCAATGAATTGATGCAAGATAACGCCGTTGAGGCCCAGCTCGAGTCCGTTAAGATCATCCCTTCCAGCGGCGGCAAATTTGAGGTGGTGGTCAACGGCGATTTGGTCTATTCCAAGTTGGCCACCGGCCGCCACGCCCAACCCGGCGAGGCGCGCCGGTTGATCAAGGCCAAGCTTTAAGCAAGAGCCTTGATCCATCAGGGTTTGTCTAACCCCTTGTAGACCACAAAATGACACGAATAGCGCGGACGATTTTTATTATTTTTAGGTATATTCGCGTTATTTGTTTATTTTTGAACTTACGCAAATCGTTGATGCATTCCAGAGGTGACAGTCACTTACAAAGTGACTGTCACCTCTGGAACGTGCGCAACTCCTACATTATTTGCGACGGCTTGAAGTTTACCCCCAAAAAGTTAGTGACAAGATCCCTTTTTTTTGCTACAATGGGAAAAGCTGATGCCCCGGGCCTGTTTTACCATAACCAGTTTTTATCTTTGGCCAAAACCCTCAAATTTGTGGGTTTACAAGTAACCCCAAATCGTCTAAAATGGGAGGCGGATTTCAAAAACCGTTGAGTAGTTTTTTGGCCCGTCACCTCAAAAGTGAATAATCGTTCTAC is part of the Anaerolineae bacterium genome and encodes:
- a CDS encoding prolipoprotein diacylglyceryl transferase; translated protein: MPSPIDPILFEFGPFTVRWYGLLIVLGALAAAYIASLEAKRRNEDPEHAWNILIWCLIFGILGARLYHVLSSPAGTSRDFSYYFIEHPFTTLNLFGAAVPFPTALLIWEGGIGIFGAIVGGVLAILIYCYRQHLNVWRWLDIAAPGMILAQAIGRWGNYANQELYGPPTNLPWGILITDANQRLAPYNDLTTYPLESTLFHPLFLYESIWNLVGFVLLMWLGRKYYHKLYDGDIASLYLIWYPLGRILIESFRPDAWTAYGIPVAQMVSIVMILIGLGLMIYRRRKPGLATSPLTHPTQQPQRRRPARK
- a CDS encoding triose-phosphate isomerase, with amino-acid sequence MRTPIIAGNWKMHKTIAEAVLLARQVREAVADIEGVEVVLCPPFTALSAVEDVITESKIGLGAQNMHWEDQGAFTGEVSPLMLKGWCDYVIIGHSERRQYFGETDEGVNKKTRAALAHHLKPIVCVGENLAQNEAGETESFVGGQVKAAFADLPAAEAQKVVVAYEPIWAIGTGKNAEPSDANNIIGGVIRDTLAKIYSQNVAQQIRIQYGGSVKPDNIEAYMAQPHVDGALVGGASLKADSFVALVKGALVKYR
- a CDS encoding AMP-binding protein, whose amino-acid sequence is MASHVWHQFYDPEVPTSIDYPANPADYFLRKSAQRFPHNIALIFGSLAPVVGEVHSKMTYQKLDALVDRFAAGLQELGLQKGDRVGIYMPNCPQYVIAYYGTLRAGGIVVPCNPLNVAREVEQQFNNAEATYAVVLSMLYPNIKQVRAKTSLNHVIVTNIKEYFPGLLKTLFTVAKEKKGGHRVDISGDPHTTWFQDFLSSAPAKPQPVEITPDDTAVLMYTGGTTGVPKGAQLTQKNIVSNALQAAAWLMGGGTGTDGEEVMLTALPMTHSYSMTVCMNLSVFHGHTQVIIPNARDIPHLLTAINKHKPTLLPGVPTLYTVINNNAGVKAGKYDLKSIKACISGAAGLPVEVQQEFQRITGGKLVEGYGLSEASPVTHANPLGSGGRIGTIGVPIPDTEAKIVDNETEEKELGPGQTGVLCIHGPQVMKGYWHMPTETANTLREHADGKIWLHTGDVAEMSEDGFFRIVDRKKDMILAAGGFNIYPRDIEERLYEHPKVLEAAAIGVPVGGTSQRPKVFVVLKEGEAATRRELIDWCKEGLAEYKIPRYVEFRNELPKTMVGKILRLQLMAEEQQKAKEKAEDKAKRKAEKEPHGEPEEELI
- a CDS encoding Rdx family protein, with translation MMQDNAVEAQLESVKIIPSSGGKFEVVVNGDLVYSKLATGRHAQPGEARRLIKAKL
- a CDS encoding acetylxylan esterase: IVRGLADAPEKMLYRQIFLDTAQLARIVMDMPDVDENRVGATGGSQGGGLTLACAALEPRLKLVAPVYPFLCDYQRVWEIDLAEQAYVELHLYFRRFDPLHEREEELFTKLGYIDVQHLASRIRGEVLMFVSLLDKICPPSTQFAAYNKIKAKKSMALYPDYGHENLPGRADTVFKFMQKL